The Acidobacteriota bacterium DNA window GCGCCCTCCCGGCACCCCTTCACCACCGCGCCCCGCCAGCGCGCCGGCCACGGTCAATCCCCGGAGTCTCCCACGCATTTTCGCAGTTCCACGTCGATCCCGCAGATGTGTTCGACCAGCCATCTGTTCAGGGTGTCGAGAAGACCCTGGGCCTCGACCGGATCGAAGCCTTTCTCCGCGTAACGCTGCCGGTAGCCCGCCAGGACCTGCACAAAACTCTCGTGCGCCTGCTTGTTCCTCTCGGCCGCGGGGCAGTTGTACTCCTCCATGCAACGTTCCTCGAAGCTGAAGTGGGCAGCGCAGTAGCGATCCAAAGTCTCGAGCAGCAAGCCATAGGTTCTCTCCCCCCGCACCTTTTCATCGAGAACGGCCTGGAAGTCCTCCGCCATCTTGAAAATCATCCGGTGCTGCTCGTCGACACGCTCGATGCCAGTGGCGTACGCCTCCGACCATCTCATCGCCACCTCCTGGTCCCGACGACCGGCTCACCGCCGATTTCCCCGCAGGGCAGCGGCTCGTTGCCCCGGCAGTTTACCCCAAGCCGTTCTCCAAGCGGTAACGGCCCCGTCACCGGAGCCTCCGGCCCCTTGGTGAATCCGCCGTTCCCCGTGAGCGCCCGACACATGAGCGGGGCAGACGAAATCTCACCCAGCCGGCAATCGAAAACTGCCCACCGGGACGGAAAAGGTGTCGCACACCGAGCCCCATAGGGGTTGCTGTTGTCCAGGAACAATCGCAGACCGGAGATAGGAGTGATCGAGGTGAGCCAGATACACCAGCAGACCTGCAAAGATTCGTGACGACTGGCTCGTGTGCCTCTGCATTCCCATCGCCAAGCGTCCCAACGCCTCGCCGATCAGCGGCGGCGCGGCGCGCTGTCCACTG harbors:
- a CDS encoding hemerythrin family protein, which codes for MRWSEAYATGIERVDEQHRMIFKMAEDFQAVLDEKVRGERTYGLLLETLDRYCAAHFSFEERCMEEYNCPAAERNKQAHESFVQVLAGYRQRYAEKGFDPVEAQGLLDTLNRWLVEHICGIDVELRKCVGDSGD